The window CCGCGCAGCAGTACATCGAGGTCATGACCCGTGACTGGCTCGACCCGCACCGCTTCGGCACGGTCAGCGCTTCGTCCCCCCGGCCCGCCACGCTCGGCGGCTACACCTGGGAAGTCACGGCCTGCGAGGTCACGGTGCCCACCGACACGGCGGCCACCAGCGCCTTCCCCTGCGCCGCGCCTCCCCAGACGGTCACCTTCACGGAGAGCACGGCGGCCGCCGCCACCCTCACTCCCTCGCCCGCCGCGAACTTCATGCGCCTGACGGTCACCTATAGCCCCACCGGCAGC of the Deinococcus sp. KSM4-11 genome contains:
- a CDS encoding prepilin-type N-terminal cleavage/methylation domain-containing protein codes for the protein MTTRSHVRGLTLVEVLVAIAILAIVIALSAAIITSLTTNSHSRTRLGVNQAAQQYIEVMTRDWLDPHRFGTVSASSPRPATLGGYTWEVTACEVTVPTDTAATSAFPCAAPPQTVTFTESTAAAATLTPSPAANFMRLTVTYSPTGSGQPLTTSTEFSRR